In Aureibaculum algae, the following are encoded in one genomic region:
- a CDS encoding PUR family DNA/RNA-binding protein: protein MSDKEYTEQEEIFSQVLRAGRRTYFFDVRSTKAGDYYLTVTESKKFTHDDGSFHYKKHKIYLYKEDFTEFNEMLVKATDYIINEKGEEVISERHQKDYQKPTEDSVEEQEIKSTTSFTDVDFDDI from the coding sequence ATGAGTGATAAAGAATACACAGAACAAGAAGAAATCTTTTCTCAGGTATTAAGAGCCGGTAGAAGAACCTATTTTTTTGACGTACGATCTACAAAAGCTGGAGACTACTATTTAACAGTTACTGAAAGTAAAAAATTTACGCATGACGATGGTTCATTCCATTACAAAAAGCACAAAATCTATTTGTATAAAGAAGATTTTACCGAGTTTAATGAAATGTTAGTAAAAGCAACTGACTATATTATTAATGAAAAAGGTGAAGAAGTAATTTCTGAACGTCACCAAAAAGACTATCAAAAGCCAACCGAAGACAGCGTTGAAGAACAAGAAATTAAATCTACTACTAGTTTTACTGATGTAGATTTTGACGATATTTAA
- a CDS encoding TonB-dependent receptor — MQAIKTIFTILFLTIFTQLHAQTTISGTVRDKKGEPIPGANVYLENTYDGATTDLDGKFRFTTTETGEQTLVVSNLNFHTFRQFDNVNALDGLKIVLKEAINTLDAVVLSAGSFKAGGTTAVSVMSPLDVVTTAGVAGDFIGALQTLPGTQIVGEDGRLFVRGGTADETGVYIDGLQVFKPYISTTNNTPTRGRYSPFLFDGITFSTGGYSAEYGNALSSVLLLNTIKEPKQNETNISLMSLGLGIGHTQKWEKDALIINTSYINLAPYNKLAPDRDSWNKLPESLSGEAVYRHTTNNGLFKFYTAYSFSKFDVEQENINYKDLVRFKLKDNNWYTNLSFDGFIGDNIKLTTGLSYSNSNTDVGFEETDVNDVENALHFKTKLKHTFSNAFKLAYGVELTSINFNEKGSVSQNENFQYEFTHTMGSLFAESEVFFSTNFAGKFGIRGEYNALLKDYAFSPRVSLAYKLNGQSQLSFAYGDFYQTPQNNELKIEQNLSFQKATHYILNYQYKKNKQLFRAEVYYKDYASLLQYDTEIDVPTANFNNNGFGFAKGIDLFWKDSKNIKNLQYWVSYSYLDTERKYRDFSEQVMPSFATKHNASLVTKYWINDWRSQVGATYSFASGRPYDNPNTSQFMSGKTKTYNNLSMNWSYLISQQKILFVSVSNIMGLKNTYGYTYANTPDVNGMFQRQAIVPSADRFFFVGFFWTISDDKSKNQLDNL, encoded by the coding sequence ATGCAAGCTATAAAGACAATTTTTACCATACTATTTTTAACAATATTCACCCAACTCCACGCTCAAACAACGATTTCTGGTACTGTTAGAGACAAGAAAGGAGAACCAATACCAGGTGCCAATGTGTATTTAGAAAACACTTATGACGGTGCTACAACTGATTTAGACGGTAAATTTAGATTTACAACAACTGAAACAGGTGAGCAAACGCTGGTAGTTTCCAATTTGAATTTTCATACATTCAGACAATTTGATAACGTAAATGCCTTAGATGGACTTAAAATTGTATTAAAAGAGGCGATAAACACCTTAGATGCCGTTGTGCTCTCGGCAGGTTCATTTAAGGCGGGTGGTACTACGGCTGTTTCTGTAATGAGTCCATTAGATGTTGTAACTACAGCCGGTGTTGCGGGTGATTTTATTGGAGCCTTACAAACCTTACCGGGTACACAAATTGTAGGGGAGGACGGACGCCTATTTGTCCGCGGTGGAACCGCTGATGAAACGGGTGTTTATATTGACGGATTACAAGTGTTTAAACCTTATATCTCCACCACAAATAATACACCAACACGAGGCCGTTATTCTCCTTTTTTGTTTGATGGAATTACATTCAGTACCGGGGGCTACTCCGCCGAATACGGTAATGCTTTATCTAGTGTTTTGTTGTTAAACACCATTAAAGAGCCTAAACAGAATGAAACTAACATTTCATTGATGTCTTTAGGTTTAGGTATTGGTCATACCCAAAAATGGGAAAAAGATGCCTTAATTATAAATACCAGTTATATCAACTTGGCTCCGTATAACAAATTAGCTCCTGATAGGGATTCGTGGAATAAATTACCTGAATCTCTTTCTGGTGAAGCGGTTTATAGGCATACTACCAATAACGGTTTGTTTAAGTTTTACACTGCTTATAGTTTTTCTAAGTTTGATGTGGAGCAAGAGAATATCAATTATAAAGATTTAGTTCGCTTCAAATTAAAAGACAATAATTGGTATACAAATTTGTCTTTTGACGGGTTTATAGGTGATAATATAAAATTAACAACTGGTCTTAGTTATAGTAACAGTAATACAGACGTAGGTTTTGAAGAAACAGATGTAAATGATGTGGAAAATGCGTTACATTTTAAGACTAAATTAAAACATACTTTTAGTAACGCATTTAAGCTGGCTTATGGAGTAGAATTGACATCCATCAACTTTAATGAAAAAGGAAGTGTAAGCCAAAATGAAAACTTTCAATACGAATTTACCCATACCATGGGGTCTCTATTTGCGGAATCTGAAGTGTTTTTCTCTACCAATTTTGCAGGTAAATTTGGTATTCGTGGTGAATATAATGCTCTATTAAAAGACTACGCTTTTTCGCCAAGAGTATCGTTGGCGTATAAGTTAAACGGACAATCGCAATTGTCTTTTGCTTATGGAGACTTTTACCAAACACCTCAAAATAATGAATTGAAAATTGAGCAAAACCTAAGCTTTCAAAAGGCAACACATTATATTTTAAACTACCAATATAAAAAGAACAAGCAATTGTTTAGAGCAGAAGTTTATTATAAAGATTATGCCAGTTTATTGCAGTATGATACCGAAATTGATGTTCCAACGGCAAATTTTAATAATAACGGATTTGGCTTTGCGAAAGGTATAGACCTGTTTTGGAAAGACAGTAAAAATATTAAAAATTTACAGTATTGGGTTTCCTATTCCTATTTAGATACCGAAAGAAAGTATAGAGATTTTTCTGAGCAAGTAATGCCAAGTTTTGCCACAAAACACAATGCTTCTTTAGTAACGAAATATTGGATAAACGATTGGCGTAGCCAAGTAGGGGCAACCTATAGTTTTGCAAGTGGTAGACCTTATGACAATCCTAACACCAGCCAATTTATGAGTGGAAAAACCAAAACGTATAACAATTTAAGTATGAATTGGAGTTATTTAATTTCACAACAAAAAATACTATTTGTATCAGTTTCTAATATAATGGGACTTAAAAATACATATGGTTATACCTATGCCAATACTCCAGATGTAAACGGAATGTTTCAACGCCAAGCCATTGTGCCAAGTGCAGACCGATTCTTTTTTGTAGGCTTCTTTTGGACCATTAGCGACGATAAAAGCAAAAATCAGTTGGATAATTTGTAG
- a CDS encoding M14 family zinc carboxypeptidase produces MKKIVLFLCFIITSIIYAQEKVDLNYYLPQNVSYNADIPTPESVIGFQVGEWHVSHDKLVYYMKALAKASDRISIEERGKTYEGRPLLLLTITSVTNHKNLETIRTEHLKLSDATNSAVNLSEMPVVLYQGFSIHGNEPSGANAGLLAAYYLAAAEGKEIDEMLDKTIILFDPSFNPDGLNRFASWVNIHKNQNITSDNNDREYNEVWPGGRTNHYWFDMNRDWLVTQLPESQARIKTFHKWKPNILTDHHEMGTNSSFFFQPGIPSRTHPLTPKLNQKLTAKIGEYHAKAFDKIGSLYFTEERYDDFYYGKGSTFPDINGGLVFYLNKPVLEVMLKIVRMVY; encoded by the coding sequence ATGAAAAAAATAGTATTATTTCTGTGTTTTATTATTACTTCAATTATATATGCTCAAGAAAAAGTAGATCTTAATTATTATTTACCACAAAATGTAAGTTATAATGCTGATATTCCTACGCCAGAAAGTGTCATTGGATTTCAAGTAGGTGAGTGGCATGTTTCTCATGACAAGCTAGTATACTATATGAAAGCCTTGGCCAAGGCTTCAGATAGAATTAGTATAGAAGAAAGAGGAAAAACATATGAAGGCAGACCCCTCTTATTACTGACGATAACTTCTGTAACAAATCATAAAAATCTTGAAACTATAAGAACGGAACATTTAAAATTGTCTGATGCTACAAATTCAGCTGTAAATTTAAGTGAAATGCCTGTGGTGTTATATCAAGGATTCTCCATACATGGTAATGAACCTAGTGGTGCCAATGCTGGTTTATTAGCGGCATACTATTTGGCTGCGGCTGAGGGTAAAGAAATAGATGAAATGTTAGATAAAACAATAATTCTATTTGATCCTTCTTTTAATCCTGACGGATTAAATCGATTTGCCAGTTGGGTTAACATTCATAAAAATCAAAACATAACATCAGACAATAATGATAGAGAATATAATGAAGTTTGGCCTGGTGGTAGAACAAATCATTATTGGTTTGATATGAATAGAGACTGGTTGGTGACACAATTACCAGAATCTCAAGCTCGAATTAAAACGTTTCATAAATGGAAACCGAATATTTTAACGGATCATCATGAAATGGGAACGAATTCATCCTTCTTTTTTCAACCAGGTATTCCTTCAAGAACACATCCGTTAACTCCAAAATTAAATCAAAAATTAACGGCAAAAATAGGAGAGTATCACGCTAAAGCTTTTGATAAAATTGGTTCATTATATTTTACAGAAGAACGTTACGACGATTTTTATTACGGAAAAGGTTCCACTTTTCCTGATATTAATGGGGGATTGGTATTTTATTTGAACAAGCCAGTTCTAGAGGTCATGCTCAAGATAGTGAGAATGGTTTATTAA
- the nusB gene encoding transcription antitermination factor NusB, which yields MLNRRHLRIKVMQSVYALLQSNSDDIVKERKFLTYSINKIYDLYVLQLNLLAEVRNLAEKHQEIAKKKYLATSEDKNPSRKFIDHPFLLGLKNNLALQDYIKTQKLKNWKEDSEYVRLIWDAIRESDIYADYINSTESPSPKEDLNLISELYKNVIAPNDKLFDYYESQLITWVDDIPFVNTWILKNLKKINPNTRFDKSLLFKDKEDEEFGLELFKKTVLHHHEFMDDIDAKTPNWDSDRIAEVDFILMKMAMVELVYFPSIPTRVTINEYIEISKDYSTNKSSFFINGVLDKLLKEYTTEDKIKKIGRGLL from the coding sequence ATGCTAAACAGGAGACACCTGAGAATAAAAGTGATGCAATCTGTTTATGCCCTATTGCAATCTAACAGTGATGACATAGTTAAGGAAAGAAAATTCTTAACCTATAGTATTAACAAGATTTATGACTTATATGTGTTGCAATTAAATTTGCTTGCGGAAGTTAGAAACTTAGCTGAAAAACATCAAGAAATTGCCAAAAAGAAATATTTGGCCACTAGTGAAGATAAAAATCCGAGCAGAAAATTTATTGATCACCCTTTTTTATTGGGTTTGAAAAATAATCTTGCACTGCAAGATTATATCAAAACACAAAAATTAAAGAACTGGAAAGAAGATAGCGAGTATGTTCGATTAATTTGGGATGCCATTCGTGAAAGTGATATTTATGCTGACTATATAAATAGTACTGAGAGTCCTTCTCCCAAAGAAGATTTAAACTTAATAAGTGAACTTTATAAAAATGTAATTGCACCTAACGATAAGTTATTTGATTATTACGAAAGTCAATTGATTACTTGGGTAGACGATATTCCTTTTGTGAATACTTGGATTCTCAAAAACTTAAAGAAAATAAACCCCAACACACGATTTGACAAAAGCTTGTTATTTAAGGATAAAGAAGATGAAGAATTCGGACTGGAATTATTTAAAAAGACGGTATTACACCACCATGAATTCATGGATGACATTGACGCAAAAACACCCAACTGGGATAGTGATAGAATTGCAGAGGTAGACTTTATTTTGATGAAAATGGCAATGGTAGAATTGGTTTACTTCCCATCTATACCAACGCGAGTAACCATCAATGAATATATAGAAATTTCAAAAGATTATTCAACGAATAAGAGTAGCTTTTTTATAAATGGAGTTTTAGATAAACTTTTAAAAGAGTATACTACTGAAGATAAGATCAAAAAAATAGGAAGAGGATTACTTTAA
- the coaE gene encoding dephospho-CoA kinase (Dephospho-CoA kinase (CoaE) performs the final step in coenzyme A biosynthesis.) produces MIKVGLTGGIGSGKTTVVNFFKELGVPVYIADLEAKKLMNTSKSIQKNLIKVFGPQAYVNGKLNRPYLAHQVFNDEEKLKAINSIVHPKVAKHFSKWLQQQNAPYCIQENAIIFENNKAADFDFIISVTAPKDIRIERVLKRDSTSKSEIMARINNQWDQAKKNELANFIIENTTLTDTKKQVKKIHEILLKAASD; encoded by the coding sequence ATGATTAAAGTAGGCTTAACAGGTGGCATAGGTAGTGGTAAAACAACAGTGGTTAATTTCTTTAAGGAACTAGGTGTACCCGTTTACATTGCTGATTTAGAAGCAAAAAAATTAATGAACACTTCTAAAAGTATTCAAAAAAACTTAATCAAAGTTTTTGGACCTCAAGCCTATGTAAATGGGAAGTTAAACAGGCCCTACTTAGCTCATCAAGTTTTTAATGATGAAGAAAAATTAAAAGCAATCAATAGTATTGTACACCCGAAAGTTGCTAAACATTTTTCTAAATGGCTACAACAACAAAATGCTCCGTATTGCATACAAGAAAATGCAATTATTTTTGAAAATAATAAAGCCGCTGATTTTGATTTTATAATTTCAGTTACTGCCCCTAAAGACATCAGAATAGAAAGAGTCTTAAAAAGAGACTCCACATCTAAATCAGAAATTATGGCTAGAATTAATAATCAATGGGATCAAGCCAAAAAAAATGAGTTAGCCAATTTCATTATTGAAAACACTACGTTAACTGACACGAAAAAGCAAGTTAAAAAAATACATGAAATATTACTTAAAGCGGCTTCTGATTAG
- a CDS encoding CdaR family protein, translating to MKVKKYKSNSKIKATKKTKMILGFLVLSFLFWVLIKLSKEYIDVVPVNVEYINLPKGKMLQKEPQKTVQLTLKTFGFDLVKYHLFKRKVTVDLQSIKPKNSSLYYQPSANLLTEIQSQLVSDVEIYSIKPDTLFYNIGQAITKTVPIETNLEIDYKSGYNLFGNLKIEPNEVTISGPELLVDSILKVVTQKKTLADVNSNFELTIPILKLENNSKITYSTNEIKVSGVVDKFTEAKFTIPVLVNNLPKNYSISTFPDNVEIIFQVGISDYNKINKNDFKVSCDYERSVKDGLSYLIPKVVLKPSYVSDIRIVPNQIDYLIKND from the coding sequence ATGAAGGTCAAAAAATATAAATCAAACAGTAAAATTAAAGCCACTAAAAAAACCAAAATGATTTTGGGATTTTTAGTTTTATCTTTTTTGTTTTGGGTATTGATTAAACTATCAAAAGAATACATAGATGTGGTGCCGGTTAATGTAGAATACATAAACCTACCCAAAGGTAAAATGCTTCAAAAAGAGCCTCAAAAAACCGTACAGCTTACCTTAAAAACATTTGGTTTTGATCTTGTTAAATATCATCTCTTTAAAAGAAAAGTAACCGTAGACTTACAATCAATAAAACCAAAAAATTCAAGCCTATATTATCAACCCTCTGCAAACTTATTGACTGAAATACAAAGTCAATTAGTATCTGATGTAGAAATTTATTCCATTAAACCAGATACTTTGTTTTATAATATCGGACAAGCGATAACAAAAACTGTTCCTATTGAAACCAATCTAGAAATAGATTATAAATCTGGTTATAATTTATTTGGAAATTTAAAAATTGAGCCAAATGAAGTCACAATTTCTGGTCCAGAACTCCTAGTAGATTCTATTCTAAAAGTTGTAACACAGAAGAAAACATTAGCTGATGTAAATTCTAATTTTGAACTTACCATTCCGATACTCAAACTAGAAAATAACTCCAAGATAACCTACTCTACAAATGAAATAAAAGTTAGTGGTGTAGTTGATAAATTTACCGAAGCTAAATTTACCATACCGGTTCTTGTTAATAATTTACCAAAAAATTATAGCATCAGCACATTTCCAGATAACGTTGAAATTATTTTTCAAGTAGGGATTTCTGATTATAATAAAATCAATAAAAATGATTTTAAAGTAAGTTGCGATTATGAACGCTCTGTAAAAGATGGACTCAGCTATTTAATTCCTAAAGTTGTATTAAAACCCTCTTATGTTTCTGATATTAGAATAGTACCAAATCAAATAGATTATTTAATTAAAAATGATTAA
- the yajC gene encoding preprotein translocase subunit YajC, translated as MYSTILLQAGGGGMGNFILIPAMLLVIYLFMIRPQMKRAKNEKKFQAEIKKGAKVITTSGIHGKIVDLTDDAVVIETGAGKIKFERSAISMELSKKYLSPVVKK; from the coding sequence ATGTATTCAACAATTTTATTACAAGCCGGAGGTGGCGGAATGGGGAATTTTATATTAATTCCTGCAATGTTATTGGTTATTTATCTTTTTATGATAAGACCACAAATGAAAAGAGCAAAAAATGAGAAAAAATTTCAAGCAGAAATAAAAAAAGGTGCAAAAGTGATAACCACAAGTGGTATTCATGGTAAAATTGTAGATTTAACTGATGATGCTGTTGTGATTGAAACTGGAGCCGGTAAAATTAAATTTGAACGTTCTGCAATATCAATGGAATTAAGTAAAAAATATTTAAGCCCTGTGGTTAAAAAATAA
- a CDS encoding DUF1573 domain-containing protein, protein MKLQVKLLAFLVVFTLFSCKDNATSKIKKENLEIAKERDYKMTEGASVISFSKTEHDFGTINEGDKVETTFDFKNTGKSALIITNARSTCGCTIPEYPKEPIPVGGTGSITVKFNSTGKPNQQNKVVTLTTNTASGKETVVIKANVTPKQKAS, encoded by the coding sequence ATGAAGTTACAAGTAAAATTATTAGCATTTTTAGTTGTATTCACTTTATTTTCATGTAAAGATAATGCGACTTCAAAAATTAAAAAAGAAAATTTAGAAATAGCAAAAGAACGTGATTACAAGATGACTGAAGGTGCTTCTGTCATTTCTTTTTCTAAAACTGAACATGATTTCGGTACAATTAACGAAGGTGATAAGGTAGAAACTACTTTCGACTTTAAAAATACGGGGAAATCTGCATTAATTATTACAAATGCAAGAAGTACTTGTGGTTGCACAATTCCTGAATACCCAAAAGAACCTATACCAGTTGGTGGCACCGGATCTATCACTGTTAAATTTAATTCAACGGGAAAACCAAATCAACAAAACAAAGTAGTAACATTAACAACAAATACTGCAAGTGGTAAAGAAACTGTTGTTATTAAAGCAAATGTTACACCCAAACAAAAAGCAAGTTAA
- a CDS encoding ABC transporter ATP-binding protein — protein sequence MKALRYLNKFFVKYKKRLIIGTICTIIARILSLIVPILIGDSLDGVEKYINGETTDLQAVKDLLSKNILLMLGAVLLAAIFTFIMRQAIINMSRYIEFDLKNEIYEHYQKLSLNFYKKNRTGDLMNRISEDVSKVRMYFGPAIMYTINMITLFVIVISYMLKKDVTLTLYTLVPLPILSISIYFLSREINKRSRIKQETLSKLTSITQEFFSGMNVIKAYGIEKPTFKDFNEVADESKEKNIALYKLQALFFPLMILLIGISNIMVVYIGGIRYLNGLISFGLIAEFIIYVNMLTWPVAVVGWVTSIVQEAEASQKRINEFLNVEPEIQNTIEAPTKIEGKIEFKNVTFTYDDTNTTALRDVSFTLEKGKMLAILGKTGSGKSTIAELIARLYDVDKGEILIDDKPIEQINLTSLRKSIGFVPQEAFLFSDTIANNIKFGNEDAAKEVIENAAKNAHIHDNIEDFSKSYDTYVGERGVTLSGGQKQRISIARAIIKEPEILILDDCLSAVDTETEEIILNNLKTISKDKTSIIIGHRVSSAKNADLIIVLDKGKIVQKGTHDELFNQKGFYQDIYNQQLMEQSAH from the coding sequence GTGAAAGCTTTACGTTATCTAAATAAATTTTTTGTAAAATATAAAAAACGGCTAATTATAGGTACCATTTGTACTATTATTGCTAGAATTTTGTCGCTAATAGTGCCAATTCTTATTGGTGATTCTTTAGACGGAGTAGAAAAGTATATAAATGGTGAAACAACAGATTTACAAGCTGTAAAAGATCTGTTGTCAAAAAACATATTATTAATGCTCGGTGCCGTATTACTTGCGGCCATATTCACTTTTATAATGAGACAAGCCATAATTAATATGTCTCGTTATATAGAATTTGATCTTAAAAATGAAATTTATGAACATTATCAAAAGCTTTCGTTAAATTTCTATAAAAAAAATAGAACTGGCGATTTAATGAATAGAATTAGTGAAGATGTTAGTAAGGTTAGAATGTATTTTGGACCGGCGATTATGTATACTATAAATATGATAACATTGTTCGTTATTGTTATTTCATATATGCTGAAAAAAGATGTTACACTAACTCTTTATACATTGGTGCCTTTACCAATATTATCTATATCTATTTATTTTTTAAGTAGAGAGATCAATAAACGGAGTAGAATAAAGCAAGAAACTTTATCGAAATTAACATCTATTACACAAGAGTTCTTTTCAGGTATGAATGTTATTAAAGCTTATGGAATTGAAAAACCAACCTTTAAAGATTTTAATGAAGTTGCTGATGAAAGTAAAGAAAAGAATATTGCCTTATATAAATTGCAAGCATTGTTTTTTCCATTGATGATTTTATTAATCGGTATAAGTAACATTATGGTGGTTTATATTGGAGGTATACGTTATTTAAATGGATTGATTTCTTTTGGGCTCATTGCTGAGTTTATTATTTATGTGAATATGTTAACATGGCCGGTTGCGGTTGTAGGTTGGGTAACCTCAATAGTTCAAGAGGCAGAAGCCTCACAAAAAAGAATAAATGAGTTTTTAAATGTGGAACCAGAAATTCAAAATACAATAGAAGCACCCACCAAAATTGAAGGTAAAATTGAATTCAAAAATGTGACCTTTACTTATGATGATACCAATACAACAGCTTTAAGAGATGTTAGTTTCACTCTTGAAAAAGGGAAGATGTTGGCCATTTTGGGTAAAACAGGATCAGGGAAGTCTACCATAGCAGAACTAATTGCTAGATTGTATGATGTAGATAAAGGCGAAATCTTAATTGATGATAAGCCTATAGAGCAAATTAACTTAACCAGCTTACGAAAAAGCATCGGTTTTGTACCGCAAGAGGCCTTTTTATTTTCTGATACTATAGCCAATAATATAAAGTTTGGTAATGAAGATGCCGCTAAAGAGGTTATAGAAAATGCGGCAAAAAATGCTCATATTCATGATAATATTGAAGATTTCTCTAAATCATATGATACTTATGTAGGGGAAAGAGGAGTTACCTTATCAGGTGGTCAAAAACAACGAATTTCTATTGCAAGAGCAATTATTAAGGAACCTGAAATCTTGATTTTAGACGACTGTTTATCTGCCGTTGACACGGAAACAGAAGAGATTATATTAAACAATTTAAAAACCATTAGTAAAGACAAAACATCAATTATTATTGGACATAGAGTCTCATCTGCTAAAAATGCAGATTTAATTATTGTTTTAGATAAAGGTAAAATAGTGCAGAAAGGTACTCATGATGAATTATTTAATCAGAAGGGCTTTTATCAAGATATTTATAACCAACAACTTATGGAGCAAAGTGCTCACTAA